The following coding sequences lie in one Timaviella obliquedivisa GSE-PSE-MK23-08B genomic window:
- a CDS encoding insulinase family protein, translating to MVALLKTELSNFGEFEAYRCQLANGLSVIHQRVVGAPVVVDVWVKAGAIAEPWSGMAHFLEHMIFKGTDRLPPGMFDQIIENRGGITNAATSHDYAHYFINTTPADLPHTLPHLADLLLNATIPDDEFELERDVVLEEIRQSQDDPDGMGFEALMANLHPKHPYGRPVLGAEEVLMARSPQEMRCFHRAHYQPENMTVVVIGDIPQEQTLALVNEAFGLFPPAAICPRPVVTVEPPMNEIRRQEMELPRLGQARLMMAWSAPGVEDVRSAYGLDLLSVLLAGGRTSRLVRELREERQLVYEIGGSFSLQRDSSLLMLTAWLEPEHLGQVEAIIGDRLSHLANAPVTHAELTRYKRLLKNDYAFSIETASQIAGLYGYYNTIAEAELSAVYPTVLQSLEAEELQQMAEQYLSPLRYAAVVMQPC from the coding sequence TTGGTTGCACTCCTAAAGACAGAACTATCAAATTTTGGTGAGTTTGAGGCGTACCGTTGCCAGTTGGCAAATGGGTTGTCGGTTATTCATCAGCGAGTTGTGGGCGCGCCTGTAGTGGTAGATGTGTGGGTCAAAGCTGGGGCGATCGCCGAGCCTTGGTCGGGAATGGCACACTTCCTCGAACATATGATTTTTAAGGGCACCGATCGCTTGCCTCCAGGGATGTTTGATCAAATTATTGAGAACCGAGGCGGCATTACGAACGCGGCAACCAGCCACGACTACGCCCATTACTTTATTAATACGACCCCGGCTGACTTACCTCACACATTGCCTCATCTGGCAGATCTATTGCTGAACGCCACAATTCCAGATGACGAATTTGAGTTAGAGCGGGATGTCGTCCTGGAGGAAATTCGGCAGTCTCAGGATGACCCAGATGGCATGGGGTTTGAGGCGCTGATGGCGAATCTGCATCCAAAGCATCCCTATGGTCGTCCGGTGTTGGGGGCTGAAGAGGTGTTGATGGCGCGATCGCCCCAGGAGATGCGTTGTTTTCATCGTGCCCATTACCAGCCAGAGAATATGACGGTAGTGGTGATAGGAGATATTCCTCAAGAGCAAACGTTGGCATTGGTGAACGAGGCCTTTGGGCTATTTCCGCCTGCTGCTATTTGTCCACGTCCGGTGGTAACTGTCGAACCGCCGATGAATGAGATTCGGCGACAAGAAATGGAGTTGCCTCGGTTGGGGCAGGCTCGCTTGATGATGGCTTGGAGTGCCCCTGGAGTAGAAGATGTGCGTAGCGCTTATGGGCTAGATTTGCTGTCGGTTCTGTTGGCAGGAGGACGGACATCACGCTTGGTGCGGGAACTGCGAGAGGAGCGGCAGTTGGTCTACGAAATTGGGGGCAGTTTTTCGCTGCAACGGGATTCTAGCTTGTTGATGTTGACGGCTTGGTTAGAGCCAGAGCATTTGGGACAAGTTGAGGCAATTATTGGCGATCGCCTTTCCCACCTTGCCAATGCCCCTGTTACCCACGCCGAGTTAACTCGCTACAAGCGCTTACTCAAAAATGACTACGCTTTTTCAATTGAAACAGCTAGCCAGATTGCAGGGCTTTACGGCTATTACAATACTATTGCTGAAGCCGAGCTCTCGGCGGTTTATCCTACGGTGCTTCAGTCGCTGGAGGCAGAAGAGTTGCAGCAGATGGCAGAGCAATACCTTTCGCCGCTGCGGTATGCGGCAGTAGTCATGCAGCCGTGTTAG
- a CDS encoding class I SAM-dependent methyltransferase — protein MNPQLLAQTELTELDKIRQQYDNTPYPKVPLETSPKADHESLYLNNLVTPYYLKYRQVVETEGKLILDAGCGSGYQALKLATANPGAKIVGVDLSPVSVEVAQARMKMHNCDNAECHTLSIFDLPQLGLEFDYINCDEVISLFPDPVAGLQALKSVLKPNGIIRTNFHNAYQRANFFRSQTLFKMLGLMDEGAKDSEHQAVIETMQALKDQVQLKRETWGAEFENPESSQTIIGMNHLLIGDHGFTIPDLFNTLERSDLEFFSMVEWRHWDILDLFKNINDLPALWDMSLAYASVEEKLHLFELLHPIHRLMDFWCTHSGVETGSPVDDWNTSDWQNSTVHVHPQLRHEDIKAEVLNCIESGRSLEVSRYIKKPALVPILLESTVLAWLLPLWEGSQSMKALCDRYLKIKPLHPITLEPLSESAAFEEVKTILNRMDAFLYLLVEK, from the coding sequence ATGAATCCTCAACTACTAGCGCAAACTGAACTGACCGAACTCGACAAAATTCGGCAGCAGTACGACAACACTCCCTATCCCAAAGTCCCATTAGAAACTTCTCCCAAAGCTGACCACGAGTCTTTATACCTAAACAACCTGGTCACGCCTTACTACCTGAAGTATCGGCAGGTTGTTGAAACTGAGGGCAAACTGATTCTAGATGCAGGTTGCGGCAGTGGATATCAAGCTTTAAAGCTGGCGACAGCAAACCCTGGAGCAAAAATAGTTGGAGTTGATTTGTCTCCGGTGTCGGTAGAGGTGGCGCAGGCACGTATGAAGATGCACAACTGCGATAATGCCGAGTGTCACACTTTATCCATTTTTGATCTCCCCCAGCTTGGACTAGAGTTTGATTATATTAATTGTGATGAAGTTATTTCTTTATTCCCCGACCCAGTGGCAGGGCTACAGGCATTGAAATCTGTCCTCAAGCCAAATGGCATTATCCGAACCAATTTTCATAATGCTTACCAAAGGGCAAACTTTTTTCGATCGCAGACCTTATTCAAAATGCTGGGCTTAATGGATGAAGGTGCAAAAGATTCTGAGCATCAAGCAGTGATCGAAACCATGCAAGCGCTTAAAGATCAGGTTCAACTTAAACGGGAAACGTGGGGCGCAGAGTTTGAAAATCCTGAATCAAGTCAAACCATAATTGGCATGAATCACCTGCTGATAGGCGACCACGGATTTACAATCCCTGATTTGTTCAACACGCTGGAGAGAAGTGATCTTGAGTTTTTCAGCATGGTGGAATGGCGGCACTGGGATATTCTTGATTTGTTCAAAAATATCAATGATCTACCTGCACTTTGGGACATGAGCCTAGCGTATGCGTCGGTTGAGGAAAAGCTGCACCTATTTGAACTTCTACATCCTATTCATCGGCTCATGGACTTCTGGTGTACCCATTCAGGAGTAGAAACCGGCTCACCTGTAGACGACTGGAATACATCGGATTGGCAAAATTCGACTGTCCATGTTCATCCCCAGTTACGCCATGAAGATATTAAAGCAGAAGTTCTGAACTGTATTGAATCGGGACGATCGCTGGAAGTGAGCCGCTATATCAAGAAGCCAGCCTTAGTTCCGATCCTTCTTGAGAGTACTGTCCTGGCTTGGTTATTGCCGCTTTGGGAAGGGTCACAGTCTATGAAGGCACTGTGCGATCGCTATCTCAAAATCAAACCGCTTCATCCAATCACGTTAGAACCTCTCAGCGAATCAGCAGCTTTTGAAGAGGTCAAAACCATCTTGAACCGTATGGATGCTTTCTTATACCTATTGGTCGAAAAATAG